A genome region from Physeter macrocephalus isolate SW-GA chromosome 4, ASM283717v5, whole genome shotgun sequence includes the following:
- the RIIAD1 gene encoding RIIa domain-containing protein 1, translated as MATLPGGIQGLYPEALSPEQLEKLRGFKIQTRITNEKYLRTHKEVELLISGFFREMFLKRPDNIQEFAADYFTDPRLPNKIHMQLIKEKKAA; from the exons ATGGCGACCCTGCCGGGCGGGATTCAAGGACTGTACCCCGAGGCGCTGAGCCCCGAGCAGCTGGAGAAGCTGCGCGGCTTCAAG ATTCAGACTCGGATTACTAATGAAAAGTACCTAAGGACCCACAAAGAAGTGGAGTTGCTCATAAGTGGTTTCTTCAG agaaatgtttttgaaaagacCAGACAACATTCAAGAATTTGCTGCAG ACTATTTCACGGATCCAAGACTTCCCAACAAGATTCACATGCAGCTAATTAAGGAGAAGAAAGCGGCTTAA